TACTCTAATCTAAATCATAATTGTACTTTACTTAAACTCCTCTTATGCTTTAACTCACGTTATATTACTCTCCCTTTCTTTTGCAAATATAACTCTTTGCATTGATATTTGCAAGAAAGTAAATGAAAAAGCAGCAAATGATTGCTCACTTGCTGCTCTATAGTAATAAGGCTTTCTGTATAACCCATCACAGTTTTCCTTGTAAGTTTCTGTTCCTATTCTTATTTCTTTGTCAGATGAACATACAACAAGTAAAAATATATGGTGTGGCTTAGGAAAACCGATGTGTCTGTTATTTAATGATTATCTTTTTGCCATTGACAATATAAACACCCTTAGGCAAAGCATTAATTTCGTCAGTGCTTGCTTTACTTAGCCGTTTTGCTCCATCTATTGTATAGACATCGACAAGTCCTGCTTTATTATTAACAGTGTTTGTAATACCAGTAGTACTACCCTCTATTAAGGAAAAATCTTCCCATTGGTATGCTTGTTTATATGCGTCAAGACTATTCTTAGGAACAATAAGTTTACATTTAGATGTATTTACGTAGAAAAAAACACCTGATTCACAGGTTGGAGGTACGACTGCCTCACTTGAAATCTGTGTTATATTGGTACATTTGTTAAATGCGAATTCTCCTATAGTCTTAACACTATTTCCGATATTTACTTTTTGCAGGTTGGTGCAATCGCTAAAAGCTTCGCTACCTATTCTCGTAACACTATTGGGAATGGTTACAGAAGTTAGAGAACTGCAACCCATGAAAGCATTGTCGCCAATTGTAGTAACACTATTTGGAATGGTTACAGAGGGTAGAGAGCTACAAATGCTGAAAGCCCAACCTCCTATTGTCGTAACACTATTGGGAATGGTTACAGAAGTTAGAGAGCCACAACCGCTGAAAGCCCAACCTCCTATTGTCGTAACACTATTGGGAATGGTTACAGAAGTTAGAGAGCCACAACCGCTGAAAGCCCAACCTCCTATTGTCGTAACACTATTGGGAATGGTTACAGAAGTTAGAGAGCTACAATTGTCGAAAGTATACTCTCTAATTGTCGTAACACTATTTGGAATGGTTACAGAAGTTATAGAGCTACAATCGCTGAAAGCCCAACCTCCTATTGTCGTAACACTATTGGGAATGTTTACAGAAGTTAGAGAGCTACAACCGTTGAAAGCATTGTCGCCAATTGTTGTAACACTATTGGGAATGGTTACAGAAGTTAGAGAACTACAATTGCTGAAAGCATATTCCTTAATTGTCGTAACACTATTGGGAATGGTTATAGAGGTTAGAGAACTGCAATCGCTAAAAGCATACTCTCCAATTCTCGTAACACTATCACCTACTATAATTCGTTTAACACCAAAGTATCTCCATGGTGCACTATTGTATGGAACTGAATAATCATACATTTTCCCTTTTCCTGTAATGGTCAAAACTCCATCATTAGTAAGGTGCCATTTTAGATTAGGTCCACAAGTACCAGACTCTTCTGCATTAGCTGATAAGCCCATGAGTAGGGCTATTAACAAGATGTAAATTTGTTTCATATTAGTACTTTTATATAAATAATACTTTTTTGATTTACGGAAAATCAAATACAAAGATAAACAAAAATTTTAGTTTATCACTCCATATTTCGGAAGAACCTGA
The nucleotide sequence above comes from Prevotella melaninogenica ATCC 25845. Encoded proteins:
- a CDS encoding leucine-rich repeat domain-containing protein, which encodes MKQIYILLIALLMGLSANAEESGTCGPNLKWHLTNDGVLTITGKGKMYDYSVPYNSAPWRYFGVKRIIVGDSVTRIGEYAFSDCSSLTSITIPNSVTTIKEYAFSNCSSLTSVTIPNSVTTIGDNAFNGCSSLTSVNIPNSVTTIGGWAFSDCSSITSVTIPNSVTTIREYTFDNCSSLTSVTIPNSVTTIGGWAFSGCGSLTSVTIPNSVTTIGGWAFSGCGSLTSVTIPNSVTTIGGWAFSICSSLPSVTIPNSVTTIGDNAFMGCSSLTSVTIPNSVTRIGSEAFSDCTNLQKVNIGNSVKTIGEFAFNKCTNITQISSEAVVPPTCESGVFFYVNTSKCKLIVPKNSLDAYKQAYQWEDFSLIEGSTTGITNTVNNKAGLVDVYTIDGAKRLSKASTDEINALPKGVYIVNGKKIIIK